A window of Vigna unguiculata cultivar IT97K-499-35 chromosome 4, ASM411807v1, whole genome shotgun sequence contains these coding sequences:
- the LOC114180617 gene encoding sporozoite surface protein 2-like: protein MVRIELELKIKLRDPNRSEDPKRPNEPNRLDHLDKSEAPNGTDNLDGLGDLNRPNKLNRPEDLDVPDDPNGPNDLDKNDDPDGTNDPNTLDDYDGSNDTDEPDDPNKLDDSNGPNSLDESNDPDEPNDPNRPNYPNESNDPYGSDDPNGLNYLDESEGLDMPVQVILPIEVIRLVRVVGIIQVVGPVQIIGLV from the exons atggttaggatagag cTAGAGTTAAAGATCAAGCTGAGGGACCCAAACAGGTCTGAAGACCCAAAAAGGCCCAACGAGCCAAACAGGCTTGATCACCTGGACAAGTCTGAAGCCCCAAACGGAACCGACAACCTAGACGGGCTTGGAGATCTGAACCGACCCAACAAACTGAACAGACCTGAAGACCTAGATGTGCCTGATGATCCGAATGGACCTAACGATCTAGATAAGAACGATGACCCAGATGGGACCAACGATCCAAACACGCTCGACGATTATGACGGGTCCAACGAcacggacgagcccgacgacccgaacaagCTTGATGATTCGAACGGACCCAATAGTTTGGACGAGTCTAACGATCCGGACGAGCCTAACGATCCAAACAGACCCAACTATCCAAACGAGTCCAACGACCCGTATGGatccgacgacccaaacgggctaAACTATCTAGACGAGTCCGAAGGTTTGGACATGCCTGTCCAAGTCATTTTACCCATCGAGGTCATAAGGCTCGTTCGAGTTGTTGGGATTATCCAGGTCGTTGGCCCGGTTCAAATAATCGGGCTTGTCTGA